A portion of the Polaribacter cellanae genome contains these proteins:
- a CDS encoding deoxynucleoside kinase produces the protein MHVAIAGNIGAGKTTLTKLLAKHYKWKPHYESVDENPYLDDFYGEMERWSFNLQVYFLNSRFRQILELRQSGNNIIQDRTIYEDAHIFAPNLHAMGLMTNRDYSNYSSLFELMENLVSPPDLLIYLRADISTLVGQIHKRGREYENSISIDYLSRLNERYEAFISTYKKGKLLVIDVDNLDFVDNQEDLGYIIDRIDSQINGLF, from the coding sequence ATGCACGTTGCAATTGCAGGAAATATTGGCGCAGGTAAAACGACGCTAACCAAACTTTTAGCCAAACATTATAAATGGAAACCTCATTACGAATCTGTAGATGAAAACCCATATTTAGATGATTTCTATGGAGAAATGGAACGCTGGTCCTTTAACTTACAAGTATATTTTTTAAACAGTCGTTTTCGTCAAATTTTAGAGTTAAGGCAATCTGGAAATAACATTATCCAAGACAGAACAATTTACGAAGATGCTCATATTTTCGCACCCAACTTACATGCAATGGGGCTAATGACTAATAGAGATTACAGCAATTACAGCTCTCTTTTCGAATTGATGGAAAACTTAGTTTCTCCACCAGATTTATTAATTTATTTACGGGCAGATATTTCTACTTTGGTGGGGCAAATTCACAAACGTGGTAGAGAGTACGAAAACTCTATTTCTATCGATTATTTAAGCCGATTAAACGAACGTTACGAAGCTTTTATTTCTACCTACAAAAAAGGAAAATTATTGGTAATAGATGTCGATAATTTAGATTTTGTAGACAATCAAGAAGATTTAGGATATATTATAGATAGAATCGATTCTCAAATTAACGGATTATTTTAG
- a CDS encoding response regulator transcription factor, which translates to MNKIKVLLAEDEASLGMIVTESLESRDFTVFHAANGEEALQMYLQEKPDILVLDVMMPKKDGFTLAKEIREENKRIPIIFLTAKSQTSDVLEGFNHGGNDYLKKPFSMEELIVRIKALLNRVELKQNVESLKIGNYTFNHTKQTLTFNQEEVNLTHREAQLLYYLIEKKNEVLNRTFILKKLWGNDDFFNARSMDVFISKLRKKLKKDENVQIINVRGFGYKLLC; encoded by the coding sequence ATGAATAAGATAAAAGTACTCTTAGCAGAAGACGAAGCCAGTTTAGGAATGATTGTAACCGAAAGCTTAGAATCTAGAGATTTTACTGTTTTTCATGCAGCTAATGGCGAAGAAGCTTTGCAAATGTATCTGCAAGAAAAACCAGATATTTTAGTGTTAGATGTAATGATGCCCAAAAAAGACGGCTTCACTCTAGCCAAAGAAATCCGAGAAGAAAACAAACGAATTCCCATTATATTTTTAACAGCAAAGTCGCAAACAAGCGATGTTTTAGAGGGTTTTAATCATGGAGGAAACGATTATCTAAAAAAACCGTTTTCTATGGAAGAATTAATCGTTCGTATAAAAGCATTGCTAAATCGTGTAGAGTTAAAACAAAATGTAGAAAGTTTAAAGATTGGAAACTATACTTTTAACCACACAAAACAAACATTAACCTTTAACCAAGAAGAAGTAAATCTTACACACAGAGAAGCGCAATTATTATATTATTTAATCGAAAAGAAAAACGAAGTTTTAAACCGAACTTTTATCTTGAAAAAATTATGGGGAAATGACGATTTCTTTAACGCAAGAAGTATGGACGTATTTATTTCTAAACTTCGTAAGAAATTAAAAAAAGACGAAAACGTGCAAATTATTAACGTACGTGGTTTTGGTTATAAATTGCTCTGTTAA
- a CDS encoding cystathionine gamma-synthase, translating into MKFNTKTIHGGQKTEEVTGAVVPPIFQTSTFAQFSAGENQEYNYSRGSNPTRTALENSLASLENGTHGFAFSSGLAAIDCVLRTLKPGDEIIAGNHLYGGTYRLFTKLFEKYGLEFAYVNMDSEEEILKAISANTKLVWLETPTNPLLKIVDIEAICRIVKNVNSDILIGVDNTFATPYLQQPLNLGADIVMHSATKYLGGHSDLVMGALVVKDAKLAEELHFIQFAAGAIASPMDAFLALRGIKTLHLRMQRHCKNAIEVAEFLKNHTKVEAVYFPGLEEHPNYEIAKKQMKNFGGVISFTLKDESKETTFKFLENIKLFTLAESLGGVESMVNHSATMSHASVSKETRLKMGITDSLIRLSVGIEDIEDLLADLENALNL; encoded by the coding sequence ATGAAATTTAATACCAAAACAATTCATGGAGGTCAAAAAACGGAGGAAGTAACTGGTGCAGTTGTGCCACCCATATTCCAAACGTCTACATTTGCACAATTTAGTGCAGGAGAAAATCAGGAATATAATTATTCTAGAGGTTCTAATCCTACTAGAACTGCGTTGGAAAACAGTTTGGCTTCTTTAGAAAATGGAACACATGGTTTTGCTTTTTCATCTGGCTTAGCAGCAATCGATTGTGTTTTAAGAACACTAAAACCAGGTGACGAAATTATTGCAGGGAACCATTTGTATGGAGGAACTTATAGGTTGTTTACCAAATTATTCGAAAAATACGGCTTGGAGTTTGCCTATGTAAATATGGATTCTGAAGAAGAAATTTTAAAAGCAATTTCGGCAAATACAAAATTAGTTTGGTTAGAAACGCCCACAAATCCGTTATTAAAAATAGTAGATATCGAAGCAATTTGTAGAATAGTTAAAAATGTAAATTCTGATATTCTTATTGGAGTAGATAATACATTTGCAACACCTTATTTACAACAACCTTTAAATTTAGGAGCAGATATTGTAATGCATTCTGCCACAAAATATCTAGGAGGTCATTCCGACTTAGTAATGGGTGCTTTGGTTGTAAAAGATGCGAAATTAGCAGAAGAATTACATTTTATTCAATTTGCAGCAGGTGCAATTGCAAGTCCAATGGATGCTTTTTTAGCTTTAAGAGGTATAAAAACTTTACATCTTAGAATGCAACGTCATTGTAAAAATGCGATTGAGGTTGCTGAGTTTTTAAAAAATCACACAAAAGTTGAAGCTGTATATTTTCCGGGTTTAGAAGAACACCCAAATTATGAAATTGCCAAAAAGCAAATGAAAAATTTTGGTGGGGTTATTTCATTTACATTAAAGGATGAAAGTAAAGAAACTACTTTTAAATTTTTAGAAAATATAAAATTGTTTACGTTAGCAGAATCTTTAGGAGGTGTGGAAAGTATGGTAAATCATTCTGCAACGATGTCTCACGCATCTGTTTCAAAAGAGACACGTTTAAAAATGGGAATTACAGATTCTTTAATTCGTTTGAGTGTTGGTATTGAAGATATCGAAGATTTGTTGGCAGATTTAGAAAATGCTTTGAATTTGTAA
- a CDS encoding cation:proton antiporter, producing the protein MDYFLIATVLIVLSAIFGYINTKFLKLPTTIGLMLITIVFTLAVFALSYFDDTLLMKERELITSIDFKTILLDVMLSFLLFAGALHTNFQQLKIQRKPVLIFATLGTVVSTFLSGIFVFYVLKMIQLDVDFIYCLLFGALISPTDPIAVLGIMKKVGAPKNLETKIVGESLFNDGVGVVIFLTIYQIAKGGVEISAGHIAELFFVEVIGGIILGLIIGWTTYRLLKSIDEYDTEVIITLAAVMGGTLVAQKLHVSAPLAMVTAGLIVGTDTVRKTSMSAITEQYVDKFWELLDVLLNTILFVMIGMEILVLTFHATYILAGFIIVPVLLLARYISLLLPIKIYAKKLGFVPKTNLIMTWGGLRGGISIALALSLTNSMERDLFLVITYIVVVFSILVQGLTVGKLIQKYTKETETTEITSL; encoded by the coding sequence ATGGATTATTTTTTAATTGCGACAGTTTTAATCGTGCTTTCAGCTATTTTTGGGTATATAAATACAAAGTTTCTAAAGTTACCAACCACCATTGGTTTAATGTTAATAACCATTGTTTTTACCTTGGCTGTTTTTGCATTAAGTTATTTCGATGATACCCTTTTAATGAAAGAAAGAGAACTCATTACAAGCATCGATTTTAAAACGATTTTATTAGACGTAATGTTAAGTTTTCTATTGTTTGCTGGTGCTTTACATACGAACTTTCAGCAATTAAAAATTCAGAGAAAACCCGTTTTAATTTTTGCCACTTTAGGAACCGTAGTTTCTACTTTTTTATCAGGAATTTTTGTTTTTTATGTGTTGAAGATGATTCAGTTGGATGTCGATTTTATCTACTGTTTGTTATTTGGCGCGTTAATTTCGCCAACAGATCCAATTGCAGTTTTAGGAATTATGAAAAAAGTAGGTGCGCCAAAAAATTTGGAAACAAAAATTGTTGGAGAATCGCTTTTTAATGATGGAGTAGGCGTTGTAATATTCCTAACAATTTATCAAATAGCAAAAGGTGGTGTAGAAATTTCTGCAGGTCATATTGCAGAATTATTTTTTGTTGAAGTAATTGGAGGAATTATTTTAGGATTGATAATTGGTTGGACTACATATAGATTGTTAAAAAGTATCGACGAATATGATACTGAAGTAATTATAACTTTAGCCGCTGTTATGGGTGGAACTTTAGTTGCCCAAAAATTACACGTTTCTGCACCTTTAGCAATGGTAACTGCTGGGTTAATTGTAGGTACAGATACTGTTCGAAAAACTTCTATGAGTGCAATTACAGAACAGTATGTAGATAAGTTTTGGGAATTATTAGACGTACTTTTAAATACCATTCTTTTTGTAATGATAGGAATGGAAATTCTAGTGTTAACTTTTCATGCAACTTATATTTTAGCAGGTTTTATTATAGTTCCAGTTTTACTTTTAGCACGATATATCTCTTTATTATTACCCATAAAAATTTACGCAAAAAAGTTAGGTTTCGTTCCGAAAACCAATTTAATTATGACTTGGGGAGGTTTACGAGGTGGAATTTCAATTGCATTGGCTTTAAGTCTTACCAATAGTATGGAACGAGATTTGTTTTTAGTAATTACCTATATTGTTGTTGTGTTTTCAATTTTAGTACAAGGATTAACAGTTGGTAAATTGATTCAAAAATACACTAAGGAAACAGAAACAACAGAAATAACTTCACTTTAA
- a CDS encoding DinB family protein, giving the protein MKKQFHILRKSRALTLKTIEGLTLEQLHKIPEGFKNNIAWNIAHLVVTQQLLHYKLSGLNCLCPDELIETHRKGTFPTKNFTQEEFDEVLDLFTGLPDTLEEDYKAGIFKEYHEYPTSAGVVLDSMNMAIPFNNYHEGLHIGIIFSIKKFI; this is encoded by the coding sequence ATGAAGAAACAATTCCATATTTTAAGAAAATCGAGAGCTTTAACATTAAAAACAATTGAAGGCTTAACATTAGAACAATTACATAAAATTCCTGAAGGTTTTAAAAATAACATCGCTTGGAATATTGCACATTTAGTAGTTACACAGCAATTATTGCACTATAAATTATCGGGCTTAAACTGTTTATGTCCAGATGAATTAATAGAAACGCACAGAAAAGGAACTTTTCCAACAAAAAACTTCACACAAGAAGAATTTGATGAAGTTTTAGACCTTTTTACAGGTTTACCAGATACCTTAGAAGAAGATTATAAAGCTGGTATTTTTAAGGAATATCACGAATATCCTACAAGTGCAGGTGTCGTTTTAGATTCCATGAATATGGCAATTCCTTTTAACAATTACCATGAAGGTTTACATATAGGAATTATTTTTTCAATTAAAAAGTTTATATAA
- a CDS encoding GLPGLI family protein produces the protein MKLILAILTMVVAFGLNAQNFQGKAVYKTHRKMKVNFGEDKKDENSEMNKQLQARLQKMFQKTYILRFNKTESIYKEDVALETPNPQIGGADIIMMGGGENDILYKNKKEKTYLRQTDIMGKSFLIKDKIEPIKWELSSETKNIGNYTCYKATNTKEVENKEMTMVDGELKENTKMVKVVTTAWYTPQIPISNGPDNYGGLPGLILEINDGELTIICSEIILNPKEDLEIKKPRKGKEVNQEEFNKIQEKKSKEIMEQLRNTRGKNNGMEIKIGG, from the coding sequence ATGAAATTAATTTTAGCAATACTAACAATGGTAGTTGCATTTGGTTTAAATGCACAAAATTTTCAAGGGAAAGCTGTCTATAAAACGCATAGAAAAATGAAGGTTAATTTTGGCGAAGACAAAAAAGACGAAAACTCTGAAATGAATAAACAATTGCAAGCTCGATTGCAAAAAATGTTTCAAAAAACCTATATTCTTCGTTTTAATAAAACAGAATCTATTTATAAAGAAGATGTTGCTTTAGAAACTCCAAATCCACAAATAGGTGGTGCAGACATAATAATGATGGGTGGAGGAGAAAATGATATTCTCTATAAAAACAAAAAAGAGAAAACGTATCTAAGGCAAACAGATATTATGGGGAAATCTTTTTTGATTAAAGATAAAATAGAGCCAATTAAATGGGAGTTATCTTCGGAAACTAAAAATATTGGAAACTATACATGTTACAAAGCAACAAATACAAAAGAGGTAGAAAATAAGGAAATGACGATGGTAGATGGCGAACTTAAAGAAAACACCAAAATGGTAAAAGTTGTAACAACAGCCTGGTATACACCACAAATACCAATAAGCAATGGTCCAGATAATTATGGAGGTTTACCTGGTTTAATTTTAGAAATAAATGATGGAGAATTAACGATTATTTGTTCGGAAATTATTTTAAACCCTAAAGAAGATTTAGAGATTAAAAAACCTAGAAAAGGAAAGGAAGTAAATCAAGAAGAATTTAATAAAATTCAGGAGAAAAAAAGTAAAGAAATAATGGAGCAACTTAGAAATACGAGAGGAAAAAACAATGGAATGGAAATTAAAATCGGTGGATAA
- a CDS encoding GLPGLI family protein → MKQLFIVLFAIVTIATSAQKNFQGKATYMSKATIDMSSWGDRFNKMSEAQKKQMAVRMKSFLEKTFILTFDKTSSIYKEDEKLATPTAGRGRGWRGMSGGGIKYKNIKDLVALESIEFFGKKFLISDDMKRPEWELGSETKKIGEYICYKATLVRDVDPTDWTNMRRRGRNNDDKKKDKAKKDTSNVVKISDEIEMPKQITVTAWYTPQIPVSNGPAEYWGLPGLILELNSGRTTVLCTEIVMNPENKVNIEAPTKGTEVTRDEYNKIITKKMEEMREMFRNRRGRRRGRN, encoded by the coding sequence ATGAAACAATTATTTATAGTATTATTCGCCATTGTTACAATAGCAACATCTGCACAGAAAAATTTTCAAGGAAAAGCAACTTACATGTCTAAAGCAACAATAGATATGAGTAGCTGGGGAGATCGTTTCAACAAAATGTCGGAAGCTCAAAAGAAGCAAATGGCAGTAAGAATGAAATCTTTTCTTGAAAAAACATTTATACTAACTTTCGATAAAACTTCTTCTATTTATAAAGAAGACGAAAAATTAGCAACACCAACTGCTGGTAGAGGTAGAGGCTGGAGAGGAATGTCTGGTGGAGGAATAAAATACAAAAACATTAAAGACCTTGTAGCATTAGAATCTATAGAGTTTTTTGGTAAAAAGTTCTTAATTTCTGATGATATGAAAAGACCAGAATGGGAATTAGGAAGCGAAACCAAAAAAATTGGAGAATACATTTGCTATAAAGCAACACTTGTGAGAGATGTAGACCCTACAGACTGGACAAACATGAGAAGAAGAGGTAGAAATAATGATGACAAAAAGAAAGATAAAGCCAAAAAAGATACTTCGAATGTTGTAAAAATTTCTGACGAAATAGAAATGCCAAAACAAATTACAGTTACAGCATGGTACACACCACAAATTCCTGTAAGTAATGGACCTGCAGAATATTGGGGGCTACCAGGTTTAATTTTAGAATTAAACTCAGGAAGAACTACAGTTTTATGTACAGAAATTGTTATGAACCCAGAAAACAAAGTAAACATAGAGGCGCCTACCAAAGGAACAGAAGTAACAAGAGACGAGTATAACAAAATCATCACTAAAAAAATGGAAGAGATGAGAGAAATGTTTAGAAACAGACGTGGTAGAAGAAGAGGCAGAAACTAA
- a CDS encoding carboxypeptidase-like regulatory domain-containing protein — translation MKKLLLLAIFMVTFITSAQVKLTGVVKDSIGVPLEMANVLAINKITKKMTSYGFTDSKGNYKLDLDKNSTFDIKISYIGMKTSEFEIITKTKNIVKDITLFEDNSLDEITIVSKMPVTIKGDTIVYNADSFKNGSERKLEDVLKKLPGVEVNDAGQIEVEGKVVEKITVDGKEFFSGDTKLASKNIPSNAVDKIQVLRNYGDINQLKGVQNNQDRVAINIKLKEGKKNFWFGDVVAGAGSAPEQTLYLFQPKLFYYSPKYTLNVIGDVNNLGDVVLSRRDLRSFSFNFRSQSPSNGTNINLASAGIGFLTASARNANRIETKLSALNFSYSPNKKLDLTGFLIFSSNSNGQRNIRDIDYVNPNIPDDFVDKTSNQTSNTGLFSFRSVYKKNVNNQLNYNVSGRFSNEFKTENVASRVLSDITERERATPYTVNQDLSYFYTANENNIFAIEVKHVLQNEDPFYVASIENDPDNNANEPNGNNPPDGFDEPAKSLGLVRDRIFYNLEQDRRVKSNQLDAKLDYYYILNSKSNLNFVAGTISSKQNFDSKFFQILDIDQPKEGSNIFEPNPTIDGISDPQITNNTEYNFTDLYAGVRYRLKSGIFIFTPGFTVHSYNSNNTQYGTEYFQDKFKEFLPEFEVIAQFKKSENLRFSYKKQINFTDVTQIARGIVANNYDAFFAGNASLVNSSSHNLNLRYFSFNLFNNTNVFAFVNYSKTADQVNRNTIFTPGTVVSSATSLNSPLNNESVNARFNASKRFGKLQTSIGGSYGYNKVFQFINNVANTNEITSKGISTRFGTNFREAPNVNLRYSVSFSNQNNSSRAGVFKTVRHRPSIDFDAYIWNSVTVTSDFSFTDQRQNGVSANTFSLWNAKIAYRKDKDAKWEYELVGNNLLGTGSEANINQGIISSTINETFILPRFVSFRIRYQL, via the coding sequence ATGAAAAAATTACTACTATTGGCCATTTTTATGGTTACATTTATTACAAGTGCTCAAGTAAAACTTACTGGAGTTGTTAAAGATAGTATTGGAGTACCTTTAGAAATGGCAAATGTTTTGGCAATTAATAAAATAACCAAAAAAATGACTTCTTATGGTTTTACAGACTCTAAAGGAAATTATAAGTTAGATTTAGATAAAAACAGCACTTTCGATATAAAAATAAGTTACATAGGAATGAAAACGTCGGAATTTGAAATTATCACAAAAACCAAAAACATTGTAAAGGATATTACCTTGTTTGAAGATAATTCTTTAGATGAAATTACCATTGTTTCTAAAATGCCAGTAACTATTAAAGGAGATACCATTGTTTACAATGCAGATTCTTTTAAAAATGGTTCCGAAAGAAAACTAGAAGACGTTCTTAAAAAATTACCAGGAGTAGAAGTTAATGATGCTGGGCAAATTGAAGTAGAAGGTAAAGTTGTTGAGAAAATTACAGTTGATGGAAAAGAATTTTTTAGTGGAGATACCAAATTGGCATCAAAAAATATTCCATCCAATGCTGTAGATAAAATTCAAGTTTTAAGAAATTATGGAGATATAAATCAGTTAAAAGGCGTTCAAAACAACCAAGATCGAGTTGCCATAAATATAAAATTAAAAGAAGGTAAAAAGAACTTTTGGTTTGGAGATGTGGTTGCAGGAGCAGGTAGTGCACCAGAGCAAACTTTGTATTTGTTTCAACCCAAATTATTTTATTATTCTCCAAAATACACTCTTAATGTTATTGGAGATGTAAATAATTTAGGAGATGTTGTGCTAAGTAGAAGAGATTTAAGAAGTTTTAGTTTCAATTTTAGAAGCCAAAGCCCCTCTAATGGAACAAATATAAATTTGGCAAGTGCAGGTATTGGATTTTTAACTGCAAGTGCGAGAAATGCAAATAGAATTGAAACAAAATTATCTGCTTTAAATTTCAGTTATTCACCCAATAAAAAATTAGATTTAACTGGGTTTTTAATTTTTTCTAGCAATAGTAATGGACAAAGAAATATTAGAGATATCGATTATGTAAACCCAAATATTCCAGACGATTTTGTAGATAAAACATCCAATCAAACAAGTAATACTGGATTGTTTAGTTTTAGATCTGTTTACAAGAAAAATGTTAATAACCAATTAAATTATAATGTGTCTGGTCGTTTTTCTAACGAATTTAAAACAGAAAATGTAGCTTCTCGTGTTTTAAGTGATATTACTGAAAGAGAAAGAGCAACACCTTATACTGTTAACCAAGATTTAAGTTATTTCTATACTGCAAACGAAAATAATATTTTCGCGATAGAAGTAAAACACGTATTACAAAATGAAGACCCTTTTTACGTGGCTTCTATTGAGAATGATCCAGATAATAATGCGAATGAACCAAATGGAAATAATCCTCCAGATGGTTTTGATGAACCTGCAAAAAGTTTAGGATTAGTTAGAGATAGAATTTTTTATAACTTAGAACAAGACAGACGTGTAAAATCGAATCAATTAGATGCGAAATTAGATTATTATTACATTTTAAATTCGAAAAGTAATTTAAACTTTGTGGCAGGAACTATTTCAAGTAAGCAAAATTTTGATTCTAAATTTTTCCAAATTTTAGATATAGATCAGCCAAAAGAAGGGAGTAACATTTTTGAACCAAACCCAACAATCGATGGAATTTCAGACCCGCAAATAACAAACAATACAGAGTACAATTTTACTGATTTGTATGCAGGAGTTCGATACCGTTTAAAATCTGGTATTTTTATATTTACACCGGGTTTTACAGTACACTCTTACAACTCTAACAATACACAATATGGTACTGAGTATTTCCAAGATAAATTTAAAGAGTTTTTGCCAGAATTCGAAGTAATAGCGCAATTTAAAAAAAGCGAAAACCTAAGGTTTTCTTATAAAAAACAAATTAATTTTACAGATGTAACACAAATTGCAAGAGGAATTGTAGCAAATAATTACGATGCTTTTTTTGCAGGGAATGCAAGCTTAGTTAATTCAAGTTCACACAATTTAAATTTACGTTATTTTAGTTTTAATTTATTTAACAATACCAATGTTTTTGCATTTGTAAATTACAGTAAAACTGCAGATCAAGTTAATAGAAATACCATTTTTACACCAGGTACAGTAGTTTCAAGCGCTACTTCTTTAAACTCTCCTTTAAACAACGAAAGTGTAAATGCAAGATTTAATGCTTCAAAAAGATTTGGTAAGTTACAAACCTCAATAGGAGGTAGCTATGGTTATAATAAAGTATTTCAATTTATAAATAACGTTGCCAATACAAACGAAATAACAAGTAAAGGAATTAGCACAAGATTTGGTACAAATTTTAGAGAAGCTCCAAATGTTAATCTACGTTATAGTGTTTCTTTTTCTAATCAAAATAACAGTTCGAGAGCAGGTGTATTTAAAACAGTAAGACACAGACCATCTATAGATTTTGATGCCTATATTTGGAACTCTGTAACAGTTACTTCAGATTTCTCTTTTACAGATCAAAGACAAAATGGTGTAAGTGCAAATACGTTTAGTTTGTGGAATGCGAAAATTGCTTACAGAAAAGATAAAGATGCAAAATGGGAATACGAATTGGTAGGTAACAACTTGTTAGGTACAGGTTCAGAAGCAAACATAAATCAAGGTATTATTTCCTCTACAATAAACGAAACGTTTATTTTGCCAAGGTTTGTAAGTTTTAGAATAAGATACCAATTGTAA
- a CDS encoding sensor histidine kinase, with protein MNTQKYRWILYLIVITIITTIVVQGYWNYKNYEENKRLVTNEIQLSLDNAIEEYYSSLAKSDFLTIINSNVSKDSTTKSNTLKDIFKKIKKNTSKKENTRVTFNNLKIITDENLSKEKKDSMMNSVKKFVTQFNSKSDPLHQIKKDSLKIFTQFIDDKNGYTLNSDGAKTTVKHYRGKKATNSLKILTNLEPIFISFLNQSVEYNKIDSLIENQLVKKQIDIKTSFHHLKKDTLFHQTKDSVLTSEKFYVSSNSTFVKHGESFQLFFNNPSYEALKRSFFGIFLSLLLSLAVIASLFYLLKIINQQKELASIKNDLISNITHEFKTPIATVSTAIEAIENFNVLDDKEKTKKYLAMSTVQLKKLHQMVEKLLETATLDSEQLLLKKETVDIIEIIEKLVIRHQLLSTSKNISFSTNLQPVYANVDVFHFENAVSNLIDNAVKYGGDEIEVTINSILNTTEISVADNGNGIDKNQQEKIFDKFYRVPKGNTHDVKGFGIGLYYCKKIIEKHDGSLHLSTTKNNTIFKINLPNE; from the coding sequence ATGAATACACAAAAATACAGATGGATTCTCTATTTAATTGTAATAACAATTATCACTACAATTGTTGTACAAGGGTATTGGAATTATAAAAATTATGAAGAAAACAAACGGTTAGTTACTAATGAAATTCAATTGAGTTTAGATAATGCTATTGAAGAATATTATTCTTCTTTGGCAAAAAGCGATTTTTTAACGATTATAAATTCGAATGTTTCTAAAGATAGCACCACAAAAAGTAATACATTAAAAGATATTTTTAAAAAAATAAAGAAAAACACTTCTAAAAAAGAAAACACAAGAGTAACTTTTAATAATTTAAAAATTATAACAGACGAGAATCTATCGAAAGAAAAAAAAGATTCTATGATGAATTCCGTGAAGAAGTTTGTAACACAATTCAATTCGAAATCAGATCCTCTTCATCAAATAAAAAAAGATTCTCTAAAAATATTTACACAATTTATAGATGATAAAAATGGGTACACTTTAAATAGCGATGGTGCTAAAACTACCGTAAAACATTATAGAGGAAAAAAAGCTACAAATAGTTTAAAAATTTTAACTAATTTAGAGCCTATTTTTATTTCATTTTTAAACCAATCTGTAGAATACAATAAAATTGATTCGTTAATTGAAAATCAACTTGTAAAAAAACAAATTGATATAAAAACCAGTTTTCATCATCTTAAAAAAGACACTTTATTTCATCAAACAAAAGACTCTGTTTTAACTTCGGAAAAATTTTATGTGAGTTCTAATTCTACTTTTGTTAAACATGGAGAAAGCTTTCAATTATTTTTTAACAATCCTAGTTACGAAGCTTTAAAAAGAAGTTTCTTCGGAATATTTCTTTCCTTATTATTATCTTTAGCAGTTATTGCTTCCTTATTTTATTTGCTAAAAATTATCAACCAACAAAAAGAATTAGCGAGCATAAAAAACGATTTAATTAGCAATATTACACACGAATTTAAAACACCAATTGCCACTGTTTCTACAGCTATTGAAGCTATTGAAAATTTTAATGTTTTAGACGATAAAGAAAAAACAAAAAAATACCTTGCTATGTCTACTGTTCAGCTAAAAAAACTGCATCAAATGGTAGAAAAACTGCTAGAAACTGCCACTTTAGATAGCGAACAATTATTATTAAAAAAAGAGACAGTAGACATTATTGAGATTATTGAAAAATTGGTGATTAGACATCAACTTTTATCAACCTCTAAGAACATTTCGTTCTCTACAAATTTGCAACCAGTTTATGCAAACGTAGATGTTTTTCATTTCGAAAATGCGGTTTCTAATTTAATAGACAATGCTGTAAAATATGGTGGAGATGAAATAGAAGTAACCATTAATTCAATTTTAAACACCACAGAAATTTCGGTGGCAGACAATGGAAACGGAATTGATAAAAACCAACAGGAGAAAATTTTCGATAAATTTTACAGAGTTCCAAAAGGAAATACGCACGATGTAAAAGGTTTTGGAATCGGATTGTATTATTGCAAAAAAATCATCGAAAAACACGATGGAAGTTTGCATTTATCTACTACAAAAAATAACACCATTTTTAAAATAAACTTGCCAAATGAATAA